The Nitrososphaerales archaeon genomic sequence AATAGCCACATCATGCCTATCCAGCGTTACTGGCACACACTTTAGAATGGGTAAGAACTTTAAAAAGCTTCTAGATTTCAGTATTATACCTAGACAAATTTGCGAGTAGAACTCTAAACTCACTTTTCCCTATAGGAGGCATCTTTGCTATCTGTATATTTTCTTGCACATGCTCCATTCTCTTCTGTCCTACGAGTGGAATTACACCACTTGACCTAGCAAACTGCAAACATCTAAGCGCTGGCGAAATTATACTGGAAAACTTTGATATTGTATTATTACTCATTAACCGCCCCTGAAGCAGAGGCACGCTTGTAAAGACATATATCTCAAGTTTGCGCGCAGCCTCAATAAAAGAAACAGTCTCACCATCAACCTCTTGATTTTTATTAGTTAACGCTTCACTCATAACAATGTTGAATGGTAACTGCACAAATCGGAAACTGTGCTTCTCCCCTCCCACCTCTTTAGCAATATTCACAACATTTTTCAAATTCAGATATTCCATATCGCTCTTGTCAACCCTGAAGCAATTCCAAGTTGCCATCCCATAGTATCTTATCTTACCTTCCTTAACTTTCTCCTCATAAAACTGGAACGCTTCTTTCAGCATCTCAATGAACTTGATAATGCCAACGTCATGCACCTGTCCCTCTACCGAATTATGTAGATACATTAGATCGATACATTCCAAGCCCAGGTTTCTTCTGCTTCTTTCCAATTGATCCGAAAGATACGGTATGTTCATACAATGATACCCTGAAGATATGTCATCTGGTTTTATAACACCAGTCCTGATGAGCGTATTTTGAATATAACTCCAAAATTCCATGGGTACATCAGCATCATTCGTTATGTATCCGTTCTTTGTACTGACGAAAACCTCATCACGTTGAATTGCCCCAGAATCGATAAGTTCCTTCAAAGCTCTGCCTACTGACCGCTCTGATTTTTGAGATCTGTAATTGATAGCAGTATCAATAACATTGAACGCTCCAGTTTGAATGGATAGTTTTACAGCATCAGATACCATTTGATCGGTATTGACATCGGCCTCTCCTAGGTAAGTTCCCATTCCAACGCTGGTAAGGTAAAGCCCATTAATTAGACGGAAGTGACCTTCCGCTACTGATTTTTCATGCCTGCTCTTGAACCTGGCAGTTCCTTCCTTGGTAGCAAAACCTTTAATCATATGACATCTACACAAATGATCTCTTAAATACTTGCTTTCTTGCAAGAAATTACTGTCAAATTAGAAAACTTAGCACAAGTAGAGCCCCAAATATCCTAGAAAATACCACTGTAGAGCGCATCGCTGGCACCAGTGCATGGATATGCTCATGTTCCTTCCCTAGGTTTATCCCAGTCTTTATTGCAAGGGGTATTGCCGCAAGGCAGATTAGCGAATAGATCGGTAACATGCTAAATATTATACCAATTCCAATTAATCCATAAACTACTGACGGGAAGAATACAAAGAACTTGGATGCCTGCCTCCTTCCCATTATTATCACTAATGTTCTCCTTCCTTTAGCTTTGTCTGCATCATGATCAGGAAATGAATTTACAAATAAAACAGATGAAGATAGCAGACCTACTATTGCGCCAGCATAAACCGGTTCAGGCAAAAGCTGTGCTAACTGAACAAAGAATGTACCCAATACGATCATAACACCTTTAATGGCAACGAACAATTCTCCAAGACCTGCGTTAACTATGCTGGTCGAATAGAAGTATATGGCAAGGACAGCAAATGCAAGTATTATAGCTATAGTCATACCTCTAACCATGACGAAGTAAATGCCTATGGAGGTTCCTATGATAAGAAATGTTAT encodes the following:
- a CDS encoding aldo/keto reductase — translated: MIKGFATKEGTARFKSRHEKSVAEGHFRLINGLYLTSVGMGTYLGEADVNTDQMVSDAVKLSIQTGAFNVIDTAINYRSQKSERSVGRALKELIDSGAIQRDEVFVSTKNGYITNDADVPMEFWSYIQNTLIRTGVIKPDDISSGYHCMNIPYLSDQLERSRRNLGLECIDLMYLHNSVEGQVHDVGIIKFIEMLKEAFQFYEEKVKEGKIRYYGMATWNCFRVDKSDMEYLNLKNVVNIAKEVGGEKHSFRFVQLPFNIVMSEALTNKNQEVDGETVSFIEAARKLEIYVFTSVPLLQGRLMSNNTISKFSSIISPALRCLQFARSSGVIPLVGQKRMEHVQENIQIAKMPPIGKSEFRVLLANLSRYNTEI
- a CDS encoding prenyltransferase, which gives rise to MLSNWLRAIRIRFLLASVIAVSVGLAASWWKFQEFDPFYALLTYVGVACLHASVDLLNDYWDYKRGIDKLTKRTPFSGGTGVLPENLLKPSRVYAAGITFLIIGTSIGIYFVMVRGMTIAIILAFAVLAIYFYSTSIVNAGLGELFVAIKGVMIVLGTFFVQLAQLLPEPVYAGAIVGLLSSSVLFVNSFPDHDADKAKGRRTLVIIMGRRQASKFFVFFPSVVYGLIGIGIIFSMLPIYSLICLAAIPLAIKTGINLGKEHEHIHALVPAMRSTVVFSRIFGALLVLSFLI